The proteins below are encoded in one region of Conger conger chromosome 17, fConCon1.1, whole genome shotgun sequence:
- the upp2 gene encoding uridine phosphorylase 2: MAPILFNTMGTDHSEYIEEEEVHVKNPHLDSMEEDILYHLDLGTKTHNLPEMFGDIKFVCVGGSANRMKSFAQFIHQELGLPGDNDDIRDICAGTDRYSMFKAGPVLSISHGMGVPSMSIMLHELIKLLHHARCRDVILIRIGTSGGVGLAPGTVVVTKQAVDCFFQAQFEQVVLGKVITRSTELDKGLAEELLANSAEIPNLPTVIGNTMCTHDFYEGQGRLDGALCSFSTEEKLEYLHKAYDAGVRNIEMESTVFAAMCLTCGLKAAVVCVTLLNRFEGDQINTPHRLLLEYQQRPQVLVSHLIKKRLGLIQ; this comes from the exons ATGGCACCTATTCTGTTCAACACCATGGGGACGGATCACAGCGAGTATATTGA GGAGGAAGAGGTTCATGTGAAAAATCCCCATCTAGATTCCATGGAGGAGGACATCCTCTATCACCTCGACCTGGGAACCAAGACTCACAACTTGCCGGAGATGTTTGGTGACATAAAA TTCGTATGTGTCGGTGGCAGTGCCAACCGGATGAAGTCCTTTGCCCAGTTCATCCACCAGGAACTGGGACTGCCAGGGGACAACGATGACATTCGGGATATCTGCGCCGGGACGGACCGTTACTCCATGTTCAAAGCAGGACCTGTGCTCTCCATCAGC CATGGGATGGGCGTGCCCTCCATGTCAATCATGCTCCACGAGCTGATCAAGCTCCTGCACCACGCCCGCTGCCGTGATGTCATCCTGATCCGAATCGGCACGTCCGGAGGAGTGG GCCTGGCTCCAGGGACGGTGGTGGTCACGAAGCAGGCAGTGGACTGCTTCTTCCAGGCGCAGTTTGAACAGGTGGTGCTGGGGAAGGTGATCACTCGGAGCACGGAGCTAGACAAGGGGCTGGCTGAGGAGCTGCTGGCCAACTCCGCGGAGATCCCCAACCTGCCCACCGTCATCGGCAACACCATGTGCACCCACGACTTCTACGAAG GCCAGGGTCGTCTGGACGGGGCGCTGTGCTCCTTCTCCACTGAGGAGAAGCTGGAATACCTGCACAAAGCCTACGATGCCGGTGTGAGGAACATCGAAATGGAGTCCACCGTCTTTGCCGCAATGTGTCTCACCTGTGGCCTCAAAG ctgccgtggtgtgtgtgactctgttgaACCGCTTCGAGGGGGACCAGATCAACACCCCTCACAGACTGTTGCTGGAGTACCAACAAAGGCCCCAGGTTCTGGTTTCTCACCTTATCAAGAAACGTCTGGGACTCATCCAATAA